From Schizosaccharomyces pombe strain 972h- genome assembly, chromosome: II, the proteins below share one genomic window:
- the svf2 gene encoding ER to Golgi ceramide transport protein, lipocalin superfamily Svf2, protein MSSSYSSRAEKYDLISCKDLTWDLSRSHLTTQYKSFYMCFDDGSFGYLQIAYGNLGLLVKVTPLGWTYYPAKTEKNVEPIVNSSTYLYRSMKISKDRYSVDVQKHFMHFNSSTREWHIVIEGVYDLKIKTEDSGFSLVDFGQNDSSSRMEHKIFPINTVEGTVTAHGREKKLTGVAVYVGALFFREKFTNLGHTWQNSILFDKSKKSILTCLHYFPRDPSQPFRSQASLTLDGKLIAVLLDNEYSTKGAAQVDGIRYLLPEQIHRILSGQTFDGKPVRVELSAELEELDSITDVLKIFPKWAKDIVSIWAGLPFVFVWLQHITAEVFIDNEHVATLSGCYYLEQTCVHLPQTC, encoded by the coding sequence ATGTCTAGTTCATATAGCAGTCGTGCTGAAAAATATGATCTTATTTCTTGCAAAGACCTAACCTGGGATTTGTCGAGATCGCATTTAACAACTCAATATAAATCGTTTTACATGTGCTTTGATGATGGTTCATTTGGCTATCTTCAAATTGCTTACGGAAATCTTGGTTTACTGGTAAAAGTTACACCATTGGGGTGGACTTATTATCCAGCAAAGACGGAAAAAAATGTAGAGCCAATTGTAAACAGCTCTACTTATTTATACAGGAGCATGAAGATCTCCAAAGATCGATATAGTGTTGATGTtcaaaagcattttatGCATTTTAATTCTTCTACCCGAGAATGGCATATAGTTATCGAAGGTGTTTACGATCTAAAAATCAAAACCGAGGACAGTGGTTTCTCCCTTGTTGATTTTGGCCAAAATGATTCTTCGAGCAGGATGGAACATAAAATATTTCCCATTAACACTGTAGAAGGCACTGTTACTGCGCATGGTAGGGAGAAAAAGCTAACTGGTGTAGCTGTTTATGTTGGTGCATTGTTTTTTCGAGAGAAATTTACCAACCTTGGGCATACTTGGCAAAATagtattttgtttgataaatctaaaaaaagcATACTGACCTGCCTTCACTATTTTCCTCGTGACCCTTCACAACCTTTTCGGTCTCAAGCGAGTCTAACTTTGGACGGGAAGTTGATCGCTGTTTTGCTTGACAATGAATATTCTACTAAGGGAGCGGCTCAAGTTGATGGGATTCGTTATTTATTACCCGAGCAGATTCATCGGATTTTGTCTGGACAAACTTTTGATGGGAAACCAGTTCGTGTAGAACTTTCTGCTGAATTAGAAGAGTTGGATAGTATAACTGATgttctaaaaattttcccCAAGTGGGCTAAAGATATCGTTTCAATCTGGGCTGGTCTCCCTTTCGTCTTTGTCTGGTTGCAGCATATAACAGCCGAGGTTTTTATCGACAATGAGCATGTAGCCACTTTATCTGGATGCTATTATCTTGAACAAACTTGCGTTCACCTTCCTCAGACTTGTTAA
- the iws1 gene encoding transcription elongation factor complex subunit Iws1, with protein MSEEEKAELENMQVESEAKTSENDQTIDTKVDVADVTTHVDEDLDNKEEALDFSEDELSDLDENQFENFDESKIGREAEEPTIYNLPTFKKKQEPNTIEENLEVPRKVRKEQKPRRRRGKRSSTVDALNDELNELGENEEEVLTEQKQLDPTLAAKKELDLQMDAVLKPTRTKKRSNEDNLEQMADDEVLRLREQMRLAALRDAELNSEQLPATEKLKMLPLVDAVLRKTHLYDTILDNNVLDSVRMWLEPLPDRSLPALNIQRSLMDILTKLPIQTEHLRESKIGRIVLFYTISKKPEPFIKRIADNLVSEWSRPIIKRSANYRDRAVGVASFNPEVFQTRRRRDLAAAESNDDAQASRTGRTVIPRSIDSRYQVAPRVRLNPTAMTIAGRMKPADTEQVRKLKAKMKAIRSKSSKKSGVSIEGRGL; from the coding sequence ATgtcagaagaagaaaaggcTGAGCTTGAAAATATGCAAGTTGAATCTGAGGCAAAAACTTCCGAGAATGATCAAACCATTGATACGAAAGTAGACGTTGCTGATGTTACAACTCATGTGGATGAAGATTTAGATAATAAGGAAGAAGCCCTTGATTTCTCTGAAGATGAATTATCGGATTTGGatgaaaatcaatttgaaaactttgACGAATCCAAAATCGGACGTGAAGCTGAGGAACCTACTATTTATAATCTACCTACGTTTAAGAAGAAGCAAGAGCCAAATACGATTGAAGAAAACCTTGAAGTTCCAAGGAAGGTTAGGAAAGAGCAAAAGCCACGTAGACGTCGTGGTAAGCGTTCATCGACTGTTGATGCTCTCAATGATGAATTAAATGAGCTCGGGgagaatgaagaagaagttttGACTGAACAAAAGCAATTGGATCCCACGCTAGCCgcaaaaaaagagttgGATCTTCAAATGGACGCTGTTCTTAAGCCAACTCGAACAAAGAAGCGATCCAATGAAGACAATCTTGAACAGATGGCTGATGATGAAGTCCTTCGTCTACGCGAACAAATGCGCTTGGCTGCACTTCGTGATGCTGAATTGAATTCGGAACAACTACCGGCTACTGAGAAGTTAAAGATGCTTCCACTAGTTGATGCTGTACTTAGAAAGACCCATCTTTACGATACTATACTGGATAATAACGTCCTTGACTCCGTTCGAATGTGGCTTGAACCTTTACCAGATCGTTCGTTACCAGCGTTGAATATCCAACGATCTCTTATGGacattttaacaaaattgcCCATCCAGACAGAACATCTTCGTGAAAGTAAAATAGGTCgtattgttttgttttatacTATCTCGAAAAAGCCCGAGCCATTTATTAAGAGAATAGCTGACAACCTTGTTAGCGAATGGAGTCGTCCCATTATAAAGAGAAGTGCTAATTATCGTGATCGTGCTGTTGGTGTAGCCTCCTTTAACCCTGAAGTGTTTCAAACTCGCCGTCGTCGAGACCTTGCTGCTGCTGAAAGTAATGATGATGCCCAAGCTAGCCGTACAGGTCGTACTGTTATTCCCAGATCCATTGATTCAAGATACCAGGTTGCTCCCAGAGTTCGTCTCAATCCTACGGCCATGACTATTGCGGGACGAATGAAGCCGGCTGATACCGAACAAGTGCGAAAATTAAAGGCCAAGATGAAGGCGATTCGTAGTAAATCATCTAAAAAGAGTGGTGTTAGTATTGAAGGTCGTGGACTTTAA
- the pib1 gene encoding ubiquitin-protein ligase E/phosphatidylinositol(3)-phosphate binding protein — MDEDETTYPEALRRLLIETPAAIWQLDDESAQCNNCGGPFTWFRRRHHCRWCGKLFCYNCCNSFAKLPVSSVSVDPTEDLIPQDMFIRDPDFLANDNDDDNDSQDSSWINVRVCVNCRQQLSELKELDLPYPITTCLNDDTTTRSNNQVIQSSCGNNLQRIEEPDDFVECPVCYAPLSSFKTLSERESHVANCLSNNSSSPRNMTEFLKHARRYISMQLSETSPCLGQECIICFEEFAAGDRVARIEYCLCIFHLKCYRDWLSTGAAGCPVHAATLHLS, encoded by the coding sequence ATGGACGAGGATGAGACGACTTATCCAGAGGCTTTGAGACGCTTACTCATTGAAACGCCGGCGGCAATTTGGCAACTGGACGATGAAAGTGCGCAGTGCAATAATTGTGGTGGTCCTTTTACCTGGTTTCGGAGAAGACATCATTGTAGATGGTGTGgtaaacttttttgttaCAATTGCTGCAATAGTTTTGCAAAGCTTCCTGTGAGCAGTGTTTCAGTAGATCCAACTGAGGATCTTATCCCACAAGACATGTTTATTAGAGATCCTGATTTTCTTGCTAATGAtaatgatgatgataatGATTCACAAGACTCTTCATGGATCAATGTACGAGTTTGTGTCAATTGTCGTCAGCAATTGTCGGAACTAAAAGAACTGGATTTACCCTATCCTATCACTACTTGTTTGAACGATGATACCACTACTCGATCTAACAATCAAGTTATACAGTCTTCCTGTGGAAACAATTTGCAGAGGATTGAAGAGCCTGATGATTTTGTTGAATGTCCAGTTTGCTATGCTCCTCTCTCAAGTTTTAAAACCCTTTCTGAACGGGAATCTCATGTTGCGAATTGTCTAAGTAATAATAGTTCATCTCCAAGAAACATGactgaatttttgaaacacgCTAGAAGATACATAAGTATGCAGCTATCAGAGACTTCTCCTTGCCTGGGGCAAGAATGTATTATATgctttgaagaatttgctGCTGGTGATAGAGTTGCAAGGATAGAATATTGTCTATgcatttttcatttaaaatgtTATCGTGATTGGCTGAGTACTGGGGCTGCTGGTTGTCCTGTTCATGCCGCTACACTGCATTTATCTTAA
- the cog5 gene encoding COG complex subunit Cog5 yields MEFRYDFSDYKKSDFDPKAQAERVLISVHADSDVNEDKEVARKRLGYALKEVERQITDLIVHEETTLTKNVSSSLNAQSYLQDIEGKLEQLMLVYERIRSLVVIPSENLGPLHEAIVNLHSTYMTLYWLGEFFGIQAKLFPLFQGSINENEKLSRYYQASLLLQESDQLLSRFPLMKRQSSVSLLLKLNITNRSRIIKETSSYLLSQEDQLSFSVNSNGFTNACSVLYMLDKYLLEQDLTRLLSSRIQKAIIQFDSIFQLSPTTRRLLHNSTDPSAANSTIWSKFEDGWYQISKIGAQCVFWERSLQKANICNPDYPNLLEYFQMQPNFILDGATICIYFFKELAISISSKMQMLDRRDPILLRVFRSDFQRVTHIVEQAIARSSSEIVNKDTRECSIVMNSLRVLAPKNP; encoded by the exons ATGGAGTTTCGATATGATTTTTCagattacaaaaaatcaGATTTCGATCCAAAGGCGCAGGCTGAACGAGTGTTAATCTCTGTTCATGCTGACTCCGATGTTAACGAAGACAAAGAAGTCGCCAGAAAGAGGTTGGGGTATGCACTCAAAGAAGTAGAGCGGCAAATTACCGATTTGATTGTGCATGAGGAAACCACGTTGACGAAAAATGTATCTAGTTCTTTGAATGCTCAGTCATATTTGCAAGATATCGAGGGAAAACTAGAACAATTGATGTTGGTTTATGAAAGAATTCGTTCGCTGGTAGTCATTCCATCTGAAAATTTGGGTCCCCTTCATGAGGCAATTGTAAATTTGCATTCAACATACATGACTTTGTATTGGCTTGGGGAGTTTTTTGGCATACAAGCAAAGTTATTTCCCCTTTTCCAGGGATcgattaatgaaaatgaaaa ACTTTCACGCTATTATCAAGCATCTTTACTATTACAAGAGTCTGATCAATTATTAAGCCGGTTTCCATTAATG AAAAGACAATCGTCCGTTTCTTTACTCTTAAAACTTAATATAACCAATCGATCGAgaattataaaagaaacatCCAGCTATCTATTATCACAAGAAGATCAACTTTCTTTCAGTGTGAACTCTAATGGTTTTACAAATGCTTGCTCTGTTTTATATATGTTAGACAAATATTTGTTAGAACAGGACTTAACTCGTCTTTTAAGTTCTCGTATACAGAAGGCCATTATACAATTCGACTCGATTTTCCAACTGTCCCCCACTACACGAAGACTCCTACATAACAGTACAGATCCTTCAGCGGCAAATTCTACTATATGGTCCAAATTTGAAGACGGGTGGTACCAAATTTCAAAGATTGGTGCACAATGCGTCTTTTGGGAAAGGTCACTTCAAAAGGCTAATATTTGTAATCCAGACTACCcaaatttattagaatattttcaaatgcaACCAAATTTTATCCTTGATGGTGCAACTATTTGtatctattttttcaaagagcTGGCAATTTCTATCAGCAGCAAAATGCAAATGCTTGATCGCCGTGATCCAATACTCTTGCGGGTATTCCGAAGCGATTTTCAGCGAGTTACGCATATTGTGGAACAAGCTATTGCCAGGTCATCCTCcgaaattgtaaataaagataCACGGGAATGTTCAATTGTAATGAATAGCCTCCGAGTATTAGCACCAAAAAACCCATag
- the sec6102 gene encoding translocon subunit Sec61-like protein, which produces MGGARFINFIKPLSSLLPEVEGPKTHLELVEKLGWMAGCVVVYQILSIIPVYGAEKTDTLDPINNFRVLDGSSASGLMITGLAPIYLSSFLLQILASKKKIAVNFNLIIDRVLFQNAQKVVSALLYLILAVTYVSSGYYGSFSDLGIFRFIMLILQIFLPGIVCIYLCEIIEKGHGLGSGPVLLLGSHILGNIMWDVLSLHRYPVNESGDSQYQGALVGFAFNLFSFKNKFSSLRSILFRSEGLSFVQFLVCIAVFATFMYTLNIRIDVPIRSSRVRGVRQNFPLKLLYTSVIPLIYFYSILSHLLVFAYALYSLCPNSLITRLLVQYSPIDTFAEHKLQLVGGLVYFLYPPLGLSEALLHPVHTVIYTITLICITIYFSLLWMNATAGGPRDVLLFFKENQLVIAGYREATMLKELEKIIPIAAKLSAFFVSILSVIAGIFASTFGVGVLIASALVYASFEMIVGANTSLGNGN; this is translated from the exons ATGGGCGGAG CTcgtttcattaatttcatcaagCCGCTCAGCTCGTTGCTACCTGAGGTCGAAGGACCCAAAACTCAT CTTGAGTTGGTCGAAAAATTAGGCTGGATGGCTGGATGTGTAGTTGTATACCAAATTTTGTCCATCATTCCAGTTTACGGTGCAGAAAAAACTGATACTCTGGACCCTATCAA taattttcgCGTTTTAGATGGATCATCTGCTTC TGGACTTATGATTACCGGCTTGGCCCCTATATATCTTTCctcatttttattacaaattCTAGcatctaaaaaaaagatagcTGTGAACTTTAATCTTATAATTGATCGAGTTTTATTTCAGAATGCTCAGAAAG TTGTTTCTGCGTTATTGTACTTAATTTTGGCTGTAACCTATGTTTCGTCTGGTTATTATGGAAGTTTCTCTGATCTTGGCATTTTTCGTTTCATAATGCTGATCTTGCAAATCTTTTTGCCTGGAATTGTCTGTATCTATCTTTGcgaaattattgaaaaaggtCATGGCTTAGGATCGGGTCCCGTTTTACTTTTAGGCTCGCACATATTAGGCAACATCATGTGGGATGTTTTGAGTTTACACCGTTATCCTGTAAACGAGTCTGGTGATTCCCAATATCAGGGTGCTCTTGTTGGATTTGCTTTTAACTTgttttccttcaaaaataaGTTTTCCTCACTTCGTTCCATTCTTTTTCGTAGTGAAGGTTTAAGCTTTGTTCAATTCCTGGTTTGCATAGCTGTTTTTGCAACTTTCATGTACACACTAAACATTCGCATTGATGTACCTATCCGTTCTTCGCGAGTTCGGGGTGTTAGACAGAATTTTCCTTTGAAATTACTTTACACATCCGTTATTCCActcatttacttttattcCATCCTTTCTCATCTCTTAGTGTTTGCCTACGCATTGTACAGTTTATGTCCAAATTCATTGATAACCCGCTTATTGGTACAATATTCACCAATTGATACGTTTGCTGAACACAAATTACAACTTGTTGGTGGTTTGGTCTACTTTTTGTACCCTCCTTTGGGTTTATCGGAAGCTCTTCTTCATCCTGTACATACAGTTATATACACTATTACTTTGATATGTATTACCATATATTTCTCTTTGTTGTGGATGAATGCTACGGCTGGTGGACCTCGTGATGTTTTGCTAttcttcaaagaaaatcaGCTTGTTATAGCTGGTTATCGTGAGGCCACTATGCTGaaagaattggaaaaaatcaTTCCCATTGCTGCAAAACTTTCTgccttttttgtttcaatcTTGTCCGTGATTGCTGGAATATTTGCTTCTACTTTTGGTGTTGGTGTCCTTATCGCTTCCGCTTTGGTATATGCCTCTTTCGAGATGATTGTTGGCGCAAACACATCTCTTGGTAATGGTAACTGA
- the dus1 gene encoding tRNA dihydrouridine synthase Dus1, whose product MASKKLHGRDFYNKIGRPKRILAPMVDQSELPWRILARRSGADLCYSPMFHSRLFGESEDYRNKVFSTRTIPEERPLIIQFCGNDPEIMLKAAKIAAPYCDAVDVNLGCPQGIAKKGKYGSFLQENWNLIESIITKLHTELSIPVTAKIRIFPDPQKTLDYAKMILKAGASILAVHGRLREQKGHFTGIADWEQIQMLRKNLPSETVLFANGNILHAQDIDRCIKYTGVDGVLSAEGSLYNPRIFLPPSSPLMTLYPRIDDMCEEYLNIIREFKLESDYSSLSAIKGHLFKLMRPLLSIHTDIRSKLAQGCTPRDFETFPPVVAMLRKRLLECEEKGEINEDKDVKESVKDSMGYPVIPWWRVQPYIRPLEVPLVTKRKPVEVTADEGPVKKKVNASVA is encoded by the coding sequence ATGGCTTCAAAAAAGCTTCATGGAAGGgatttttacaataaaatTGGGCGTCCAAAGCGCATTCTTGCTCCGATGGTAGACCAAAGTGAACTACCTTGGCGCATATTGGCGAGAAGATCTGGTGCTGATTTGTGTTATAGCCCAATGTTTCATTCTCGATTGTTTGGTGAAAGCGAAGATTATCGAAACAAAGTATTTTCAACCAGGACTATCCCAGAAGAACGACCCTtaattattcaattttgCGGCAATGATCCAGAAATAATGCTTAAAGCAGCCAAAATTGCAGCTCCTTATTGTGATGCTGTAGACGTTAATCTGGGTTGTCCTCAGggaattgcaaaaaaaggtaaataTGGTTCATTCTTACAAGAGAACTGGAATTTGATTGAATCTATCATTACAAAGTTACATACGGAGCTTTCTATTCCTGTTACAGCAAAGATTCGTATATTTCCTGATCCCCAAAAAACTTTAGATTATGCAAAGATGATTCTTAAGGCCGGTGCTTCCATTCTGGCGGTGCATGGTCGTCTTCGAGAACAGAAGGGACATTTTACTGGTATAGCTGATTGGGAGCAAATTCAAATGCTTCGAAAAAATCTTCCTTCCGAAACTGTCTTATTTGCTAATGGAAATATTCTTCATGCACAGGACATAGATCGTTGTATCAAATATACTGGTGTCGACGGTGTTCTTTCCGCTGAAGGAAGCCTTTATAATCCCCGTATTTTTCTACCTCCCTCATCACCTCTCATGACTTTATACCCACGAATCGATGATATGTGCGAAGAGTATCTTAACATAATCAGAGAATTCAAGTTGGAATCAGATTATAGTAGTTTGTCTGCTATAAAGGGccatctttttaaattaatgagACCTCTGTTGAGTATTCACACTGATATTCGAAGTAAATTAGCACAAGGTTGTACCCCTCGTGATTTTGAGACGTTTCCTCCTGTGGTTGCTATGCTTCGGAAAAGATTACTAGAATGCGAAGAGAAGGGAGAAATTAATGAAGATAAAGATGTTAAGGAATCTGTTAAAGATTCTATGGGTTACCCTGTTATTCCTTGGTGGCGTGTCCAGCCTTACATTCGGCCTCTGGAGGTTCCTCTAGTAACCAAGCGAAAGCCAGTTGAAGTAACCGCTGATGAGGGACctgtaaagaaaaaggtcAATGCTTCTGTGGCATAG
- the sec63 gene encoding translocation subcomplex subunit Sec63, whose protein sequence is MSSEYKYDEQGIFFPVFLLVGTSCCVLPLTYSTILGPSASKEKKNVRDPFQKYRPKDLKVQRKSIFRLRYIFLILGWLAIGFLSYKIANSRLKLNIWDPYEILGIAKGTSVDDVRRHYKRLSIKFHPDKVRNMVNTTREEVEKHYIEITNAYRALTDDKTRENYALYGTPDVPQHISVGIALPKWISESENSIYILGFYGLVFGIVLPYAVGKWWYGSRTYTRDHVHVDTVDEWFPKMETSLTLDELLSLFASSKELTSLVPNEKNPKEYILKLLFDHLNRKKTNNFNTHQILSQSDVVLNALLSVATAFGFANPVDNVLKLWQHIVQAIPLDAPFPLLQLPHLLMEDVKNLSIRNISSIPQFLSLSEEQTKDYLPNYSKNQLKEMREIANGIPRISVVAAKVLVDDDEYITVGAIANLILDLKCSYGTEVVPEVSTDGTETATKKDEEDAEKYHQSKDVVLGDVETLPYAWAPYFTQHHKTAWWIYVVDPRQNRVIVPPFSITDIPKTLRTFRIPFQVPPVAGTFSFQLHIMSNSYVGEDVISNLTMIVKDTSVLQEQLQEEAVSDLEDNSDIDESANAGKDFSDDENIGSDEEDESEYDPMDTDTSDGE, encoded by the exons ATGTCGTCTGAGTACAAGTACGACGAGCAGGGTATTTTTTTCCCTGTCTTTTTGCTGGTGGGGACTTCCTGCTGTGTCCTTCCTTTGACCTATTCTACCATTCTTGGTCCAAGTG cgtcaaaagaaaaaaagaatgtaaGAGATCCGTTCCAAAAGTATCGTCCTAAGGATTTAAAAGTACAAAGGAAATCAATATTTCGACTTCG aTATATTTTCCTCATTCTAGGTTGGTTGGCAATTGGTTTCCTCTCTTACAAGATAGCGAACTCAAGATTAAAACTGAACATTTGGGATCCGTATGAAATTCTGGGCATTGCTAAAGGCACTTCAGTGGATGATGTTCGTCGTCATTATAAAAGACTCTCAATTAAATTTCACCCTGACAAGGTCAGGAATATGGTAAATACTACTAGAGAAGAGGTTGAGAAGCATTATATTGAAATCACCAATGCCTACAGAGCTTTAACTGATGATAAAACTCGCGAAAATTATGCTTTATACGGTACTCCTGATGTTCCTCAACACATTTCAGTTGGTATAGCCCTTCCAAAGTGGATTTCCGAGTCAGAAAACAGCATATATATCCTTGGTTTTTATGGACTTGTTTTTGGTATCGTTTTACCGTATGCAGTAGGCAAATGGTGGTATGGTAGTCGTACATATACCAGAGACCATGTCCACGTCGATACAGTGGATGAGTGGTTTCCAAAAATGGAAACTAGCCTAACACTTGATGAACTTTTGTCTCTCTTTGCTTCCAGCAAGGAATTAACTTCGTTGGTGccaaatgaaaagaatCCCAAGGAATACATTCTAAAGTTATTGTTTGACCATTTGAATCGAAAAAAGACAAACAATTTCAATACACATCAAATACTTTCACAATCTGATGTCGTACTTAATGCCTTGCTCTCTGTTGCTACCGCCTTTGGTTTTGCAAATCCTGTTGATAACGTGTTGAAACTATGGCAACATATTGTGCAAGCAATTCCTTTAGATGCACCATTTCCTTTGTTGCAACTTCCTCATCTTTTAATGGAAGACGTCAagaatttatcaattaGAAACATTTCTTCGATTCCTCagtttctttctttaagTGAGGAACAGACGAAGGATTATCTTCCCAATTATTCCAAAAACCAGCTTAAAGAAATGCGCGAGATAGCAAATGGCATTCCTCGAATTTCCGTGGTCGCAGCAAAGGTTTTGGTTGACGATGATGAGTATATCACTGTGGGAGCAATTgcaaatttgattttggaTTTGAAATGCTCTTATGGAACCGAAGTTGTCCCAGAAGTCAGCACGGACGGAACAGAGACGGCCACAAAAAAGGATGAGGAAGATGCCGAAAAATATCACCAATCGAAAGATGTGGTTTTGGGAGATGTTGAAACTCTTCCATACGCCTGGGCTCCTTACTTTACCCAGCATCATAAAACTGCATGGTGGATCTATGTAGTGGATCCTCGCCAAAATAGGGTTATTGTACCGCCCTTTAGTATCACAGATATTCCAAAAACTTTGCGTACATTTAGAATACCTTTCCAGGTTCCTCCAGTCGCAGGCACATTCAGTTTTCAACTTCATATCATGTCCAATTCCTATGTTGGTGAAGATGTTATTAGTAATCTAACTATGATTGTTAAAGATACTTCCGTATTGCAAGAGCAATTGCAAGAAGAAGCTGTTTCGGATTTAGAAGACAATAGTGATATCGATGAATCAGCAAACGCGGGTAAGGATTTCAGCGATGATGAGAATATTGGTTCTGATGAAGAAGACGAATCGGAATATGACCCTATGGATACTGACACTTCTGATGGAGAATAA
- the nup44 gene encoding nucleoporin Nup44 produces MAFSFGQQGSSIKAPSIGSTGVFGQSNTTKPTAPFGSGSIFGSTNTNVGAGGPTGSSSAPPFGNSIFGKTQQQPTTSFSNTTTNAPQSTVFGQNAASRTGNSNTQPLFSWSTVNNPTKPVDETNATIPSSLLLSSGISPNATVSNAQYGPAQPPSVEEQVQKILNAWNLNHPDCAFQRFFYNKVPVEQAALYVKPPNYNQQKWDEAVANRPSNSVVPVLAVGFPDVQKRINMQIQQVNTYRIRMREIVETLGRLSNKHDLDFSIKLAEAKNRHVRLSERILRLAIKVHVLRHRGYALKPNEEELRKKLDDLTKSLNNPEIFGRLNEIWARITLIFEGEKISEDQRSNLAKGVVDWRKNSDQLEVITDVLRDHQVGLSYVVKLMQEDLATLNKQLTEHVPQSQK; encoded by the exons ATggcattttcttttg GTCAACAAGGGTCGTCAATAAAGGCACCTTCCATTGGCTCAACTGGCGTTTTTGGCCAGTCGAATACCACAAAACCAACTGCACCTTTCGGTTCTGGATCTATTTTTGGGTCCACAAACACTAATGTAGGTGCAGGAGGCCCTACTGGTTCTTCGTCAGCTCCACCGTTTGGAAATTCAATTTTCGGTAAAACACAACAACAGCCGACCACTTCTTTCTCCAATACTACCACCAATGCCCCACAAAGTACTGTATTTGGCCAAAACGCTGCATCAAGAACCGGCAACTCAAATACGCAACCATTATTTTCGTGGAGTACAGTCAACAATCCCACAAAACCAGTAGACGAAACCAATGCTACGATCCCTAGCAGCTTATTGCTGTCTTCAGGTATATCCCCAAATGCGACCGTGAGCAATGCTCAATATGGCCCTGCTCAACCTCCGTCCGTGGAGGAGCAAGTGCAGAAAATCTTGAATGCATGGAATCTCAACCATCCTGATTGTGCTTTTCAGCGGTTCTTTTATAACAAGGTTCCTGTTGAGCAAGCTGCACTATATGTTAAGCCTCCAAATTATAACCAACAAAAATGGGACGAAGCTGTTGCTAATCGACCAAGCAACAGTGTTGTTCCCGTTTTGGCCGTAGGATTCCCCGATgtacaaaaaagaattaataTGCAGATTCAACAAGTGAACACGTACCGTATTCGGATGCGTGAAATTGTTGAAACTTTAGGAAGATTAAGTAACAAACACGACCTTGATTTTAGCATCAAACTTGCCGAGGCGAAAAATCGTCACGTCCGTCTGTCTGAAAGAATTTTACGACTTGCAATTAAAGTACATGTTTTACGACATCGTGGTTATGCACTAAAACCTAATGAAGAAGAGCTAcgtaaaaaattagatgatttaacaaaatcGCTAAATAATCCTGAAATTTTTGGTCGGCTCAACGAAATATGGGCAAGAATTACTCttatttttgaaggagAAAAGATATCTGAAGATCAGCGAAGTAATTTGGCTAAGGGAGTAGTGGATTGGCGAAAAAATTCTGATCAACTAGAAGTCATTACGGACGTCTTAAGGGATCATCAAGTTGGTCTTTCATATGTGGTAAAACTGATGCAAGAAGATTTAGCGACGTTGAACAAGCAATTAACTGAGCACGTTCCTCAATCACAAAAATAG
- the tom5 gene encoding TOM complex subunit Tom5, whose translation MFSGAGRPSKEQIKQYDNLAVGEMKKGASVAAVLLLTPFVISFFQKMRA comes from the exons ATGTTTTCTGGTGCAGGACGCCCTAGTAAAGAGCAAATCAAGCAGTATGATAATTTGGCTGTCGGC gaaatgaaaaaggGTGCCTCAGTTGCCGCTGTCTTGTTGTTAA CTCCTTttgttatttctttttttcaaaagatgCGAGcataa